The Capsicum annuum cultivar UCD-10X-F1 chromosome 1, UCD10Xv1.1, whole genome shotgun sequence sequence TCTtctcaaagtctccaaaagtcatATGCAAATATGAGGCGTAGAGTGTTGGAGTTCAATAATGGAGATTGGATTTTTTTGAAAAGTCTATCCTATAAAAAGAGTGATAAGATTTAGGAAAAAAAGTAAGCTCAACCCGTGCTACATTGGTCTTTTTCAGATTTTGTGGAAGTTTGgggatattgcttatgaattggagctACCCATAAGTCTGGTATCTGTTCACCCTGTGTTTTACATGTCTATTCTCAAGAACTGTGTGGATGACCATTCTTTGGTAGTCCTTATAAAGAATATAGGTGTGAGAAATTTCTTGTTCTACAAAGAGATTTCTATAGAGATTTTAGATTGTCACGTTCTGACATTGAAGACCAAAGAAATAGCTTCAGTTAAGGTATTGTGGAAGAATCAAAAGGTAGGAAAAGTTACTTGACAATCGAAGGAGGATATGAAGGCTAGAtatctatttttgttattattttcagaTGATGTTCCTTAAGATACCAATTCTATGCTCGCCCTTAATCTTTTCGTAATCATGCCTTAGTGTTGTATGTGATGAATTTTAGAGCCTTATGATTCATGCCTAGTTTGATGGCAGGTGTTATCCTAATGATTGCAATTTTCTCCATTTGATGTTTTCAAGCTTGATAATAAGTCCATAGTGAATTACACAAATCCTAGGTCATTCTAAAATAACCCCTaatcattattcgaggatgaatgaccacaagagggataatgtaacacccatACTTTTGTATGTTTCTTTAGGGCTTATAAAGGGACCTAGATGACCCTTATATTGAGTAGAAATCATTTGAGATAATTTTAAGTATATTAAGAAAGGTTTGTACGTGTTAATGGGGTAGTGCATTACATCATGGGAGGCCAAGCATTAGACCTCACATCATAAAGCCTAGAAAGAGTGAACACTGGTTCACCCTCGCTGTGGGCTATGTGCCACATGGGGGTAGGCCTTTCGATAGGCCATGTGACACATGAGGGAGTGCCGTGCAATGGGATGTGCACCACACCCCCTGACCTGATAGactctattttattatattattttaagggctgtttggtcattttcatgGCTAAAAACCATCCCCCACCTATACTAAATGACCCTAAACCCATAAGTACGAATTTCATCAATCAAAAACACTTCCATTCCTCCCTAAAAACATTCTTAGAAAGCAATAATATCTAGAGTtccaaattcaaggctcaaggtCAAGTTTTCTCAAATTCTTTCCATCAAAAGGGTTCCAAATTCAAGGCTTATGGTCAGGTTTCCTTAAATTCTTTCCATCAAAAAGGTATGTAGAACAACCCTACTCTTATTAAGTTTCAAAAGTATGTGTTCTGGACCATTATTTATGTATAAGTTATGGTTTCAACTAATGTTTGAGAGTTATTGAATGAGAAATAAAAGATTGAGTTTTACGAGCATCTTCGTTGATTAGAATTTGGTTTTTATCATATGTGAGAGTTACAAGAATTTCTTGGAGTTTTGACTTATCCTTATCCCAATTATAAATGTATGCTTGATTTGAGGAGATTGATTTACATTCAAATGTCTTGAAAGAAATCTTGAATAAACATATTGTCCTAATCTTTATTTGGACTTCAAGAGGAGTTAAGAGTGAGAGTAATATGATTCTCTATATAAAACCCTTACCTTGGGAGGGAACATAGATATCACAAATGGTTTCTTTGATTATGAGAGATGACATGTCGgtttgcaagtcttggtatgacgataacaaTGTAAATAATCCCTTAAGAAAGATAAATGTCCCTAAAgagttatttttactttatattttgaaaagacTAAAAGATGggcttaaagaaaattagatGGTTAACCGAGAAGGTGTGGATAAAAAAAGATCATTACtcgaaatcgtgttttgccgatgcAGGATTGCTCTTGTCCTAAAATATGGATAGCCATACTGTATGCTTGCTTCATGTAGTTGTGTCCAGTAGACAAAAGAGAAGATTCATAGTATATCTCAGTCTTGCGGAAAACTTGGCTTGAAGGCTCAGGCGATGAGTAATAGCCTAACCCACATAGACCATGGTGCTTAGAGAAGTTAGTAGTACCATCTAGTTCAGAACTAAAGAAAAGAGATGTGTCTATATTTTAAGCTGTTCGTTGGAGTCTTTATTTATATCCTTGTGAAATGACTTCTTTCGTTATAAGTATTTTGGAATTAAACAGGTCTTATCATTTTGTTGTTCTACATGCCATACATTCCACGTATTTACCGTCTCTAATTGgatacatcatttcatgataggTTTGAAGGCATTTTTTGTGGTTGTGGTTGTAGTATTGAGGTCATTGGGACAACAttagagttggtgagcctttCATCCTTTGAAAGGCGAATTATCTAAGAGAATTGGTAGTTTCATATTATGTATCGCCAGGGCCTTTATCGAGCTTAGATAGTTTTTATGTTAGACGCTTTGTAGACTGGTATAGATTTATTAAAATAGCTACTACTCTATTCAGATTCACATATAGTTACCATTGTAGCAGTTACCAAGCTCGAAGGAAAAGAAGGGAGAAAAGGAAGAAGAGTGAAAATGTTGAGCTAAGATAATTTTTGTGTCAAGAGTTAGTTACAATGTGAACTAATTACATCTATTTATAAGCTCACATGCTCATCACATGACTATCTAGAAGTTTCCTAACAACTCACTAATAGCTCACCAACTAACTCACTTTTCTCTACAAGCAACAGCTAGCCACAtcaagataaaacaattaaaCAGTAACTACTATGCTAACCAACTAAATGCTCCAACTAACTGCTATAGCTGTACAAATGTGATAGTTTCCACAATAAGTTTCAACACTCTCCCTTAAGCTGCAGGGTGTAAAATATTGAGCACACCAAGCTTACTTAGGAGGTGTGAGTTCTAATCATGACTCAGGATCTTGGTGAGAATGTCTGCAACTTGTTGACTAGTCTGTATATACATTGGCTAAACCAACCCTTCCTTGATCTTGTCTCTGATAAAGTGACAGTATACCTCAATATGTTTTGTCCTctcatgaaaaataagatttgCAGCCAGTTGAATAGCTGACTTGCTATCAGATAAAATGGTAATAGGCTTGGTGATTGGTACCCTTAGTTCTGCAAACAACCCTGCCAACCATGTTACTTCTACCAAGGCTGATGCCATACTCCTATATTCTGCCTCAGCTGAGCTCCTGGAaataatttgttgtttctttgacTTCCATGATATCAATAAACCACCAAATTACACCACATAGCCTGTAACAGACCTCCTAGTGTTTGGACATGTAGCCCAATCTGAGTCACACCAACAAATCAACTCTATAGCAGGATGTGCCTTGAGCCAAATCCCTTGTCCTACAGTTCCTTTCAGATACCTTACCATTCTGTTTGTAGCTTCTAGATGAGATCTCTTTGGCTGTTGCATGAATTGACTTAGTGTCTGCACTGCATGGCTGATATCAGGCCTTGTTATGGTTGCATACATCAATTTTCCAACTACTCTTTGATATAGTGTCATATCTTTTAGCACAATATCTCCTTTAACACCTTTTGTTTCATCTACTTCAACAGATGTTAGCTTGATGTTAGTCTCCAATGGAGTGGAAGCTGGTTTAGCACCAGCAAGCCTATATCATATAAGAGttccaaaatatattttctttggtttaAGATCACTCCACTTAGAGATCTTAGAACTTCAATCCCTAAGTACTTAAGCTCACCTAAGTCTTTGAGCTTGAACTGCTGATGTAAAATATCTTTTACTGCATTTATCATCTCTATATTGTCACCTGTTATCAGAAGATCATCTACATAAACCAGGATCACCACcattccttttgttttttttcaaagtaaaaaGTGAGTAATCATAGCTACTCTGAGTAAATCTTGCATTGAGTAGTGCTGAAGTAAGTTTTATATTTCACTGTCTAAAtgcttgtttaagtccatataatgacttaatCAGTCTGCTGCCTTCCTTCTTTGAATCCATCTAGCATTTCCATGTACACCTCTTCCTCTAAGTCACCTTGCAAGAAGGCATTGTAAATGCCCATCTGATATATATTCCATCCTTGTGATACTGCTAAGGCAATGACACTTCTTATAGTAACCATTTTGGCTACTAGAGAGAAGGTGTCATGATAATATAATCCTTCTAGTTGGCTATATCCGTTGGCTACCAACCTTGCTTTGAACCTCTATATTTCACCATTAGCCTTATACTTTACTTTGtacacccactttgaaccaataATGTTCTTATCTGGAGGCATGTCAACCACCTCTCAAGTGTGGTTGTCTTCCAGGGCCTTGACTTTCTGCTTCATAGCCTCAATCTACCTCTCATCTTTGCTGGCTTCACTGTAGGATTGAGGTTCAGTTTTTGATGACAAACTGCACACAAATCTCTGATATTTGTTACTAGTTttatcaaaagatagataatttgcCAGAGGGTACCTTGTCCCTTTCTTTACTCTAGGTAAGGTATAGTCCATCAACCAAGCAGGTTGTTTGATGGCTCTAGATGATCTGTTTGGAGCAACTTCTGTAGATGTTAATAGTGGCTCGTCTGTACTTGTTTCATTATGAGTATTCTCAACTTGGATGCTATCATTTTCATGTATTGACATATCTTCATTGTGTGATTCATATGAGTGATCATCAtgatgtaacgccccagaaaatgggtcccagagcgtcacacggtgcttgaggctatgagtagccccaagctaaccctttgagccattttcatttagttcaacacaaatcatcggggtttccataaataactctcaaatattaatagagtaatcatcattcaagaataaaagaatttcagaaagataacaaaatatgacttattagtcaactcccaacacctatactagtctgacaagccactaagaaaatcaataaaaccagcgatccattgagacatgccccaactaactcatactcagttatcaaatgtaaacaattccatgaaaccagtatcagacatcacatcctcagaacatgaggactcaccacaatagaggatgtagaacagaatgcccgaagaatcactgtcgaacctggaactgagcacctgaacctacattccaagaaaatataggccacatccgaagatgtaggtcagtaccatagaaaggaaccgagtatatgggggtgtatgtagttgtataaacatcatcatcataaatatttataagaaatatgcaggatgtatgaaagactcacatagcccgaagaaaatcatcataatcatgaaaggatgaaataagtacaataaaacatgtgagtcatcatataatttgtcagtcactttcagttcatcaagaatatcaattctcataatgtaaatatcatttaaatctttcgaaagaataactttcacaattcc is a genomic window containing:
- the LOC124898170 gene encoding uncharacterized mitochondrial protein AtMg00810-like, which codes for MVVILVYVDDLLITGDNIEMINAVKDILHQQFKLKDLGELKLAGAKPASTPLETNIKLTSVEVDETKGVKGDIVLKDMTLYQRVVGKLMYATITRPDISHAVQTLSQFMQQPKRSHLEATNRMVRYLKGTVGQGIWLKAHPAIELICWCDSDWATCPNTRRSVTGYVV